One window of the Cryptomeria japonica chromosome 7, Sugi_1.0, whole genome shotgun sequence genome contains the following:
- the LOC131078481 gene encoding galactinol--sucrose galactosyltransferase, which produces MAPNSQSDAELVLQPLGPVEQPITLLDGKLFIHDLPFLRDVPPNVHVTPFSELCNTKVADRTGCFLGFETETSQSRHVTSLGKLKDIRFCSIFRFKVWWTTHWVGNRGSDMETETQFLLLDTPSKAASEGLAPHPYVLLLPIIEGPFRASLQPGEDDNVDVCVESCDKGVAGSSFRSVVYVHAGSDPYDLMKDAMRALRVHLKTFRLREEKTLPGVVDKFGWCTWDAFYLTVAPSGVWEGVKRLANGACPPGFVLIDDGWQSISSDADPSKEAMALTVAGEQMPCRLTSFQENNKFASYVGGSLRDKVQESEEEEKETGMGAFVRDLKTEFHSLDYVHVWHAFCGYWGGVRPGSTKLPSEILTPKLSPGLETTMEDLAVDKIVNNGVGLVPPERAAELYDALHSYLYRAGIDGVKVDVIHILELLSEGLGGRVELAKAYFNGLSESVRKYFKGNGVIASMEHCNDFVYLGTEQITLGRVGDDFWPCSDPNDPNGLDMNDTYWLQGCHMVHCAYNSLWMGQVMQPDWDMFQTTHPCAAFHAASRAISGGPIYVSDKVGDHDFSLLRKLVVPDGSILRCRHYALPTRDCLFQDPLHNGQTMLKIWNLNKYSGVVGAFNCQGGGWNKSERTNKCAAQFSKRVFSTVSPSDIEWYQVYDPTVSIEGIEQFVVYMSQAQKFLMIGPREKIQVELDPFNFELFTMAPVRSMPRGIRFAALGLVNMLNTGGAVEKLRHGGASVRVEVKGCGHFLSYASRKPKECKLNDKSVDFVYRIEDGSLTMEVPWIGGPNSIIEYIF; this is translated from the exons ATGGCTCCCAATTCGCAATCCGATGCAGAGCTGGTGCTGCAACCTTTAGGCCCTGTAGAGCAGCCCATAACTCTGTTAGATGGCAAGCTCTTTATCCATGACTTGCCATTTTTGCGTGATGTGCCCCCAAATGTCCATGTCACGCCCTTCTCTGAGCTCTGCAATACCAAGGTGGCAGACCGTACCGGCTGCTTCCTGGGATTCGAAACCGAGACCTCGCAAAGCCGCCATGTGACCTCGCTGGGAAAGCTGAAAGACATAAGGTTCTGTAGCATTTTCCGCTTCAAGGTCTGGTGGACGACACATTGGGTCGGAAACAGGGGCTCCGACATGGAGACCGAGACCCAATTTCTGCTTCTGGATACGCCATCCAAAGCGGCCAGTGAGGGTTTAGCTCCCCACCCATATGTCCTCCTGCTTCCCATAATTGAGGGCCCTTTCAGGGCCTCGCTGCAGCCAGGGGAAGACGACAACGTGGATGTCTGCGTGGAGAGCTGTGACAAAGGCGTCGCAGGTTCGAGCTTCAGGAGTGTCGTTTACGTGCACGCCGGATCAGACCCGTACGATCTCATGAAGGACGCTATGCGGGCCCTGCGGGTCCATCTTAAAACTTTCCGTCTGCGGGAGGAAAAGACCTTGCCTGGAGTGGTGGATAAATTTGGCTGGTGTACTTGGGATGCATTTTATTTAACTGTTGCGCCCTCTGGTGTGTGGGAAGGAGTGAAAAGACTCGCTAATGGCGCATGCCCGCCCGGTTTTGTGCTTATTGATGATGGATGGCAGTCGATTTCTAGTGATGCCGATCCGTCAAAAGAAGCCATGGCTCTCACCGTTGCAGGTGAACAGATGCCCTGCCGGTTGACGAGCTTCCAAGAGAATAACAAATTTGCTAGTTATGTTGGCGGGTCGCTGCGTGACAAGGTTCAGGAAAGCGAGGAGGAAGAAAAGGAGACGGGAATGGGGGCTTTTGTGAGGGATCTGAAAACGGAGTTTCATAGTCTGGATTATGTGCATGTCTGGCATGCCTTTTGTGGTTACTGGGGCGGTGTGCGCCCTGGGAGTACAAAATTGCCGTCTGAAATTTTGACCCCAAAGCTTTCGCCGGGGTTGGAAACTACCATGGAGGATCTGGCTGTTGATAAGATTGTCAACAATGGCGTGGGCCTCGTTCCGCCGGAGCGTGCTGCGGAACTTTATGATGCATTGCACTCGTATTTGTACCGGGCGGGGATCGATGGCGTGAAGGTCGACGTTATTCAT ATTTTGGAGTTGCTAAGCGAGGGCCTTGGCGGGCGGGTGGAACTGGCTAAGGCCTACTTTAATGGGCTGAGCGAGTCCGTGAGGAAGTACTTCAAGGGAAATGGAGTGATCGCCAGTATGGAGCACTGCAACGACTTTGTGTATCTGGGCACTGAGCAGATCACCCTCGGCCGTGTTG GGGACGACTTCTGGCCCTGTTCAGACCCGAACGACCCGAATGGTCTGGACATGAACGACACGTACTGGCTGCAAGGGTGCCACATGGTGCACTGTGCCTACAACAGCCTGTGGATGGGGCAAGTCATGCAGCCGGATTGGGACATGTTTCAGACAACACATCCCTGCGCGGCTTTCCATGCCGCCTCCCGTGCCATCTCCGGCGGCCCAATTTACGTCAGCGACAAGGTGGGCGACCACGACTTTTCCCTCCTGAGAAAGCTCGTTGTTCCAGACGGCTCCATTCTGCGCTGCCGCCATTACGCCCTGCCTACTCGCGACTGCCTATTCCAGGACCCACTCCACAACGGCCAAACCATGCTCAAGATCTGGAACCTCAACAAG TACTCGGGTGTGGTGGGTGCGTTCAACTGCCAGGGAGGCGGGTGGAACAAATCTGAGCGCACAAACAAATGCGCCGCCCAATTCTCCAAGCGGGTCTTCTCCACTGTATCTCCCAGCGACATAGAATGGTACCAGGTGTACGATCCTACAGTCTCCATTGAGGGTATAGAGCAGTTCGTAGTGTACATGTCACAGGCCCAAAAGTTCCTCATGATCGGACCGCGGGAGAAGATCCAGGTGGAACTGGATCCCTTCAACTTTGAGCTTTTCACCATGGCGCCCGTGAGGAGTATGCCGCGTGGAATCAGATTTGCGGCCCTGGGGCTTGTGAACATGCTGAACACGGGCGGTGCTGTAGAAAAGCTCAGACATGGCGGAGCCTCTGTAAGGGTGGAAGTTAAAGGGTGTGGGCATTTCCTCTCCTACGCTTCCAGGAAACCCAAGGAATGCAAATTGAACGACAAA